The following proteins are co-located in the Corynebacterium aquilae DSM 44791 genome:
- a CDS encoding anchored repeat-type ABC transporter ATP-binding subunit has translation MTAPTNSNTRSKASCFVDGVHVRLGGRDVLTDITVDFAPGELVGLIGPNGAGKTTLLRCLSGAIAPRRGTVHCPRRAVGYVPQRAHVAWDFPISVFQAVLNGRAHLHKFRPAGRADYEHAHQALARTAMAELADRSIAELSGGQRQRVLIARALACNPRVLLLDEPLTGLDVPNQEMLGDLVKQLSHGGTTIIMATHDLGQAVDLCDKLLILKGTVHAYAPPQDLKDPELWQRVFGVSADAALLRTVGART, from the coding sequence ATGACCGCCCCCACCAACAGTAACACCCGCTCGAAAGCTTCCTGCTTCGTCGACGGTGTGCATGTTCGACTGGGTGGCCGGGATGTTCTCACCGACATCACGGTTGATTTCGCCCCCGGCGAACTCGTCGGATTGATCGGCCCCAATGGTGCCGGCAAAACCACCCTTCTGCGGTGTCTCAGCGGTGCCATCGCACCTCGGCGGGGAACCGTGCATTGCCCCCGCCGGGCCGTCGGATATGTCCCGCAGCGGGCACACGTCGCCTGGGATTTCCCCATCAGTGTTTTCCAGGCGGTCCTCAACGGCCGCGCCCACCTACACAAATTCCGCCCTGCCGGGCGCGCCGACTACGAGCACGCCCACCAGGCCCTGGCACGCACCGCGATGGCGGAGCTCGCGGACCGCAGCATCGCAGAATTATCCGGCGGCCAACGGCAGCGGGTACTCATCGCGCGGGCCTTGGCATGCAACCCGCGCGTGCTGTTACTCGACGAGCCGCTGACCGGGCTGGACGTTCCCAACCAAGAAATGCTCGGCGACCTAGTCAAACAACTCTCCCACGGTGGCACCACGATCATCATGGCCACCCACGACCTGGGGCAGGCAGTCGACCTGTGCGACAAGCTCCTGATTCTCAAAGGCACAGTTCATGCCTACGCGCCCCCACAAGACCTGAAAGATCCCGAGCTATGGCAACGGGTCTTCGGCGTCAGCGCGGACGCCGCCCTGCTGCGCACCGTAGGAGCCCGCACATGA
- a CDS encoding anchored repeat-type ABC transporter permease subunit, with the protein MITPIDFLADLANPQLAFLPQALLVAVLSAILCGIVGTLVVLRGMAFIGDAVAHAVFPGLAIAFITGGSLLLGGAAAGISVAIIIAIVAHRKAVAHDSAIGIFFAAAFAIGLVILAKTPTYTANVTSFLFGSITGVSPTDILVTAAALIITIATLLIFGRLIIAVSLDRETSAALGIPVLLVDMVLYTIIATTVVVSVRTVGNILVLALLVTPAATARILHKRLIPMMLSAAAIGSFSALVGLYLSWALDIPTGATIVLVATAIFLLAWAAGPLITTLARTKRTPTTRSPQAHTDHSRTQPAADSEQPHPDPGTEAPQPTTRYPAHTQAVERQHA; encoded by the coding sequence ATGATTACCCCCATCGACTTTTTGGCAGACCTAGCCAACCCGCAGCTGGCTTTCCTGCCCCAAGCACTCCTCGTCGCCGTACTCTCCGCAATTCTCTGCGGAATCGTCGGAACGCTGGTGGTGCTGCGCGGCATGGCTTTTATCGGTGACGCCGTCGCCCACGCAGTCTTTCCCGGACTCGCCATTGCCTTCATCACCGGCGGTTCCCTGCTCCTCGGCGGCGCAGCCGCCGGTATCAGCGTCGCGATCATCATCGCCATCGTCGCCCACCGCAAGGCAGTTGCCCACGACTCGGCCATCGGAATCTTTTTCGCCGCAGCTTTTGCCATCGGGCTGGTGATTCTGGCGAAAACCCCCACCTACACAGCCAACGTCACCAGCTTCCTGTTTGGATCCATCACCGGTGTATCGCCGACGGACATCCTGGTCACCGCAGCCGCCCTGATCATCACCATCGCGACACTACTGATTTTCGGCAGGCTCATCATCGCAGTCAGCCTCGACCGGGAAACCTCGGCGGCACTCGGAATCCCCGTGCTGCTTGTCGACATGGTGCTCTACACCATCATCGCCACCACCGTCGTCGTCAGCGTTCGGACCGTAGGAAACATCCTCGTGCTGGCACTGTTGGTGACCCCTGCGGCGACCGCCCGAATCCTGCACAAGCGACTCATCCCCATGATGCTGTCCGCAGCTGCCATCGGAAGCTTCAGCGCCCTCGTCGGCCTGTATCTTTCCTGGGCACTTGACATCCCCACAGGGGCGACCATCGTGCTGGTAGCCACAGCAATCTTCTTGCTGGCCTGGGCAGCTGGGCCCCTGATCACCACCTTGGCGCGCACCAAGCGCACTCCAACTACCCGCAGCCCACAGGCGCACACAGACCACAGTCGCACACAGCCCGCAGCCGACTCGGAGCAACCACATCCCGACCCAGGCACAGAAGCGCCCCAACCCACCACCCGATACCCAGCCCATACTCAGGCCGTCGAACGACAACACGCCTAA
- a CDS encoding lycopene cyclase family protein has product MNSQRFDLIVLGLGPAGLLLAHRAHQRGLRVLGVDDKNQLTNTYGIFADELPTWLPPIKASHSQPFVITRRGQRRFQRRYLVFDSEDLLTKLSTFPKITGTGTATSPTTITVNGTTYTARKIVDCRGINPATSHYIQQAAGTFLQPPANPQPLNDTEQTAAALRAGESLWMDFSSPDADTFTYAVHTPKGLLVEHTLLAGPPMDQQQLQQETHSFINTHGLQNWPIVGEETVTIALDRPHPEHRLDCFGARAGAINPITGYSVGTSARMVDKFLDYVLCAKTKNPFTSWSWMLDEKLLNAGQKVLIHLLKTPGNTAIFFDTVLHLPEHILWPMLTQGRPGGTLVAMAKVFLRLDRRMKAHILAALLPLPGRT; this is encoded by the coding sequence ATGAACTCTCAACGTTTCGATCTCATCGTGCTCGGCCTAGGCCCCGCTGGTCTCCTGCTCGCCCATCGAGCACACCAGCGGGGCTTGCGCGTACTCGGCGTTGACGATAAAAACCAGCTAACCAACACCTACGGCATCTTCGCCGACGAGCTTCCCACCTGGCTACCCCCCATCAAAGCAAGCCACAGCCAACCCTTCGTGATCACCCGACGGGGGCAAAGACGCTTCCAACGTCGCTATCTCGTTTTCGATTCCGAAGACTTGCTCACCAAACTGAGCACCTTCCCAAAGATCACGGGCACCGGCACCGCCACATCCCCCACCACGATCACCGTCAACGGCACCACCTACACAGCGCGCAAAATTGTTGATTGCCGAGGAATCAACCCCGCCACCTCCCACTACATCCAGCAAGCAGCAGGCACCTTTCTGCAGCCTCCCGCAAACCCCCAGCCCCTCAACGACACTGAGCAGACAGCCGCGGCGCTCCGGGCAGGTGAATCTTTGTGGATGGATTTTTCATCCCCCGACGCCGACACTTTCACCTACGCAGTCCACACCCCCAAAGGACTCCTTGTCGAGCACACCCTTCTGGCAGGCCCACCCATGGACCAGCAACAACTTCAGCAAGAAACCCACAGCTTCATCAATACCCACGGACTGCAAAACTGGCCCATCGTAGGCGAGGAAACCGTCACCATAGCCCTCGACAGACCACACCCCGAACACCGCCTCGACTGCTTCGGCGCCCGAGCAGGAGCAATCAACCCGATCACTGGGTACTCCGTGGGAACCTCAGCACGCATGGTCGACAAATTCCTCGACTATGTACTTTGTGCAAAAACAAAAAATCCATTCACATCCTGGTCGTGGATGCTTGACGAAAAACTCTTAAATGCAGGACAAAAAGTTCTCATCCACCTGCTGAAGACCCCCGGAAACACGGCAATCTTTTTCGACACCGTGTTGCATTTGCCGGAACATATCCTGTGGCCGATGCTGACCCAAGGCCGTCCCGGAGGAACCCTCGTAGCGATGGCCAAGGTTTTCCTACGCCTTGACCGGCGGATGAAAGCCCACATCCTCGCAGCTCTACTCCCCCTCCCCGGGCGGACCTAA
- a CDS encoding choice-of-anchor M domain-containing protein, with the protein MSFTSLATPSRWASALAAIGAASALTLSSPVVVQAQTDPALVQTVDANEQIAAAGNPVAVVAGHFDFGPVVSEGKSQILIRDDSVHPPVWRHPNDTVFVLGDEAKQTLPGGGDYGFVAAPAGAEVWAIPQNQIADVPWLGWNTQAPSFLETNPQGLTLTVDHHTGPGAFSLFVQSGGFAAPQALVDATKPLPQNMWIEPNTHVHANWVFTEPGSHVLDITATPNNADGSSGEPIHATLRFAVGGADMQQTLEAKSEFVPGHTPQAASDTQQGLAPNTASPTQPDTPEAAATSSSSQTSLLAGVVFAVGALVLIIAAVVWARAKNHRAHAAQSANQQQPGAGE; encoded by the coding sequence ATGTCTTTCACATCACTAGCAACCCCCTCCCGCTGGGCCAGCGCCCTGGCAGCTATTGGAGCCGCAAGCGCGCTGACTCTCAGCAGCCCGGTCGTGGTTCAAGCCCAAACCGACCCGGCGCTCGTGCAAACCGTCGATGCGAATGAGCAGATCGCGGCTGCCGGAAACCCAGTTGCAGTCGTTGCGGGGCATTTCGATTTCGGCCCGGTCGTTAGTGAAGGAAAGTCCCAGATCTTGATCCGTGACGACTCGGTGCACCCTCCCGTGTGGCGGCACCCCAATGACACGGTCTTCGTCCTCGGCGACGAAGCCAAGCAGACACTGCCGGGCGGTGGCGACTATGGATTCGTTGCTGCCCCGGCCGGCGCGGAAGTGTGGGCGATTCCCCAAAACCAAATCGCGGACGTTCCCTGGTTGGGGTGGAACACCCAGGCCCCCAGCTTTTTGGAAACTAACCCTCAAGGCTTAACGCTCACCGTCGACCACCACACCGGCCCCGGCGCGTTTAGTCTTTTCGTGCAATCCGGTGGTTTCGCGGCACCGCAGGCTTTGGTAGACGCCACCAAGCCGCTGCCCCAAAACATGTGGATCGAGCCGAATACTCACGTGCACGCCAACTGGGTGTTCACCGAGCCTGGTTCCCATGTACTTGACATCACCGCCACCCCCAACAACGCGGACGGAAGCAGCGGAGAGCCGATTCATGCGACGCTGCGTTTCGCAGTCGGTGGAGCGGATATGCAGCAAACCCTGGAGGCAAAAAGCGAGTTCGTGCCGGGGCACACGCCGCAGGCTGCAAGCGATACCCAACAGGGTCTGGCCCCGAATACCGCCAGCCCGACCCAACCCGACACCCCCGAAGCTGCCGCCACCAGCAGCTCATCCCAGACCTCGTTGCTAGCCGGTGTTGTCTTCGCTGTCGGAGCACTCGTACTCATCATTGCTGCGGTGGTGTGGGCGCGGGCGAAAAACCACCGGGCACACGCCGCCCAATCCGCTAACCAGCAGCAGCCGGGCGCAGGGGAGTAG
- a CDS encoding ABC-F family ATP-binding cassette domain-containing protein has product MIVVNDFEVRVGARTLLNAPGQHLRVQPGDRIGLVGRNGAGKTTTMRILAGESEPYGGTVTRSGDIGYLPQDPREGNIEVTARDRVLSARGLDQIMASMDRQQEIMETTEDDRKRDAAIRKYSRLEEQYHAKGGYEASSEAARICDALGLPARILDQQLKTLSGGQRRRVELARILFAASAGSGKSQTTLLLDEPTNHLDADSIAWLRDFLSKHEGGLIMISHDVELLEAVCNKVWFLDAVRAEADVYNMGWKKYLDARATDEARRRRERANAEKKAAALKQQAAKLGAKATKAAAAKQMLARAERMVSSTDELRVADKVAHISFPEPAPCGKTPLNATGLTKMYGSLEVFAGVDLAIDKGSRVVVLGFNGAGKTTLLKLLAGVERTDGEGGIVSGHGLKIGYFAQEHDTIDGDLSVWENTIRACPDAAEQDLRSLLGAFMFSGEQLEQPAGTLSGGEKTRLALAALVSSRANVLLLDEPTNNLDPISREQVLDALRSYTGAVVLVTHDPGAVKALDPERVIVLPDGTEDLWNDEYMEIVELA; this is encoded by the coding sequence GTGATTGTCGTCAACGATTTCGAAGTCCGTGTCGGAGCCCGCACCCTCTTAAATGCACCCGGCCAGCATTTAAGGGTGCAGCCAGGTGACCGCATTGGTTTGGTGGGCCGCAATGGCGCTGGCAAGACCACCACGATGCGTATCTTGGCTGGCGAGTCCGAGCCTTATGGCGGCACCGTGACACGTAGTGGCGACATTGGTTACCTTCCCCAGGACCCCCGCGAGGGCAATATTGAGGTCACCGCCCGGGATCGGGTGTTGTCTGCCCGTGGTTTGGATCAGATTATGGCGTCGATGGATCGCCAGCAAGAGATCATGGAAACCACTGAGGATGACCGCAAACGCGATGCGGCGATCCGCAAGTATTCCCGGCTGGAGGAGCAGTATCACGCCAAGGGCGGATATGAGGCTTCTAGTGAGGCGGCTCGAATTTGCGATGCCTTGGGGCTGCCGGCGCGAATTTTGGATCAGCAACTCAAAACGCTCTCGGGTGGTCAGCGTCGTCGTGTCGAGCTTGCGCGCATCCTGTTTGCAGCGTCGGCTGGTAGTGGTAAGTCCCAAACTACTTTGCTGCTTGATGAGCCGACTAACCACCTGGATGCTGACTCGATTGCGTGGTTGCGAGACTTTTTGTCCAAGCACGAAGGCGGGCTGATTATGATCTCGCACGACGTCGAGCTGCTTGAGGCGGTCTGTAACAAGGTGTGGTTCCTTGATGCCGTGCGAGCCGAGGCCGACGTGTACAACATGGGGTGGAAGAAGTATTTGGACGCCCGGGCCACGGATGAGGCTCGTCGTCGCCGCGAGCGCGCCAATGCCGAGAAGAAGGCTGCCGCGTTGAAGCAGCAGGCGGCAAAGTTGGGTGCGAAGGCCACCAAGGCTGCTGCGGCGAAGCAAATGTTGGCTCGCGCAGAGCGAATGGTCAGTTCGACGGACGAGTTGCGTGTGGCTGACAAGGTGGCGCACATTTCTTTCCCAGAGCCCGCCCCGTGTGGCAAGACGCCGCTCAACGCTACTGGCCTGACCAAAATGTATGGCAGCTTGGAGGTGTTTGCGGGGGTCGACTTGGCTATTGATAAGGGCAGCCGGGTGGTGGTGCTTGGATTCAACGGTGCCGGTAAGACGACTTTGTTGAAGTTGTTGGCCGGGGTGGAACGCACCGATGGGGAGGGCGGAATTGTGTCCGGCCATGGGTTGAAGATCGGCTATTTCGCGCAGGAGCACGACACCATTGATGGTGACCTCAGCGTGTGGGAGAACACCATCAGGGCTTGCCCCGACGCTGCTGAACAGGACCTGCGCAGCTTGTTGGGTGCGTTTATGTTTTCCGGGGAACAGCTTGAGCAGCCGGCGGGAACTCTTTCTGGTGGTGAGAAGACTCGCTTGGCTCTTGCTGCGTTGGTGTCGAGTCGCGCCAACGTGTTGCTGTTGGATGAGCCCACCAACAACCTGGATCCGATTTCTCGTGAGCAGGTGTTGGATGCGTTGCGCTCTTACACCGGCGCGGTGGTGCTCGTTACCCACGATCCGGGTGCTGTGAAGGCCTTGGATCCGGAGCGGGTGATCGTGCTGCCGGATGGCACTGAGGATTTGTGGAATGACGAGTACATGGAAATTGTTGAATTGGCATAG
- a CDS encoding choice-of-anchor M domain-containing protein, with product MHTPHTPQRRLARATMAVIAALALGIAQAPAINADPAPATEHRPGSRSDEVHVPADVTIDGKAHPCADKNLLYGAHIDATYITRHQGKLAIMTVDGTEVVPSESSCMRLAPFGHNGKEVSRMVVPDDPALSFLGKPGTILWHAPFTYYLGHIPIWAGFGAFDQHHEWKVPNDFVGNGIDLELVDFSGPGDMEIFNYISGWKTPRRHFSSRTQKKTTIDVGGHGHYDWTFSKPGIYALTWQATGRHYDGTIERSEPTTQYWLVGTDEQVHLPKGTTRGLTSISYTAEDARKDMGLKAPSDDPVPTPQPKDIPPTADTEAIQRQADNAFYEEDPDGIISRGTATANLSWSEGSQKPTLTNTSVDPTDNFGSYPVLEIPDSTVTCVDPADPYLGSWVRDTGSRAMYLSPARATNGAPSFGVDTTGIDYDALESGSKASLSVAFEGPVGGYYIGGIDNGQGFIPVAKNGGGSNRSFMFPEKGVYPTQYGFSTPGVYTATPTFRVEKQENTFMSAGTEWVFLVGNEAINAWRKKNGQSEMLPTGGDRSCGDRTISGANPFYYPQLPGVEDQPLPEPEPTVAPEPQPEPKPEPAPSSTKKEEPAPKPDPKPEPAPSSTKKEEPAPKPDPKPEPAPSSTKKEEPAPKPDPKPEPAPSSTKKEQPAPKPDPKPEPAPSSTKKEQPAPKPDPKPEPQPAPTITQPAPQPAPSPSAAQQDFLALWGSQTPDAVITQGHMDLALIDDPQSANKKTVLIDDAIPSAQQLRPSGSFVILVPEKTRGEMPPAIVNYANDFAGEGWYLPQVQDSGLPWVGFSTDRSDYSSINGEGVTVSLKEFTGPGRMITGHMDFLGKFTPGLDSANSSAVIRYQTGSHDHQYFLFNKPGAYRAVLNYSWTDVNGTSHSEPLEVFFAVGRHHDKAARELVAAGGLPPTAPNPTQPSVVVPAPEDPAVPEDPAAPTPTAVRPGAPVTPGVPSQPTLRPTATVAPTQPAPSKAQGIRPVETQTTTSSVVKAPDSSASSSSDGDSWSMSAVSGLLSVVVALVKVINTVSAQFGNLLAHLLELVGLGPAAKNVVVTATATAAPVTVNAAPGGGGGQEPTPEGQRSNGSISVPVSSGSSLSRPAAAVAGPAPAPAATVETQGAQEGKPAVIPLAATSESAAQALPLTPVDGQEAPAALAAPHNQASEKELESIRNASNSSYMEGVLVGVGVMAMLGAVLIVGSTLYSTRRR from the coding sequence ATGCACACCCCCCACACGCCCCAACGGCGGCTGGCGCGCGCAACCATGGCAGTCATCGCTGCACTCGCGCTCGGCATCGCCCAGGCGCCGGCCATCAACGCCGACCCGGCACCTGCAACTGAACACCGACCAGGAAGCAGATCTGACGAAGTACACGTCCCCGCCGACGTCACAATCGACGGAAAAGCCCACCCCTGCGCCGACAAAAACCTCCTCTATGGCGCCCACATCGACGCCACCTACATCACCCGCCACCAGGGCAAGCTCGCCATCATGACGGTGGACGGCACCGAAGTCGTCCCCTCGGAAAGTTCCTGCATGCGCCTGGCCCCCTTCGGCCACAACGGCAAAGAAGTCTCCCGCATGGTGGTCCCTGATGACCCCGCCTTGAGCTTCCTCGGCAAACCCGGCACCATCCTGTGGCACGCCCCCTTCACCTACTACCTCGGACACATTCCCATCTGGGCCGGCTTCGGCGCATTCGACCAACACCACGAGTGGAAAGTTCCCAACGACTTTGTCGGCAACGGCATCGACCTCGAACTCGTGGACTTCTCCGGCCCCGGAGACATGGAAATCTTCAACTACATCTCCGGATGGAAAACCCCGCGCCGACACTTCAGCTCCCGCACCCAGAAAAAGACCACCATCGACGTCGGTGGACACGGCCACTACGACTGGACCTTCAGCAAGCCAGGCATTTACGCACTGACCTGGCAAGCAACCGGCCGCCACTACGACGGAACCATCGAACGAAGCGAACCGACCACCCAATACTGGCTCGTCGGCACCGATGAACAGGTTCACCTCCCCAAAGGCACCACCCGAGGGTTGACCAGCATCAGCTACACCGCCGAAGATGCCCGCAAAGACATGGGCCTCAAAGCTCCCTCCGACGACCCCGTACCAACACCACAACCCAAAGACATCCCGCCGACTGCTGACACGGAAGCCATCCAAAGGCAAGCCGACAACGCCTTCTACGAGGAAGACCCCGACGGCATCATTTCCCGCGGCACCGCAACCGCCAACCTTTCCTGGAGCGAAGGAAGCCAAAAGCCCACGCTCACCAACACCAGCGTCGACCCCACCGACAACTTCGGCAGCTACCCAGTCCTGGAAATCCCCGACAGCACCGTCACCTGTGTCGACCCAGCTGACCCCTACCTAGGATCCTGGGTCAGAGACACCGGAAGTCGGGCAATGTATCTTTCGCCCGCCCGCGCCACCAACGGCGCCCCGTCTTTCGGTGTGGACACCACCGGCATCGACTACGATGCCCTTGAATCCGGATCCAAGGCCAGCCTGTCTGTCGCATTTGAAGGCCCCGTCGGTGGCTACTACATCGGAGGAATCGACAACGGACAAGGCTTTATCCCAGTAGCCAAAAACGGCGGTGGCTCCAACCGCAGCTTCATGTTCCCAGAAAAAGGCGTCTACCCCACCCAGTACGGCTTCAGCACCCCCGGCGTCTACACCGCAACGCCCACCTTCCGGGTTGAAAAGCAAGAAAACACCTTCATGTCGGCCGGTACCGAATGGGTCTTCCTTGTCGGCAACGAAGCAATCAACGCTTGGCGAAAGAAAAATGGTCAATCCGAGATGCTGCCCACCGGAGGCGACCGCAGCTGTGGCGATCGGACAATCTCTGGCGCAAACCCCTTCTACTACCCCCAGCTTCCTGGAGTAGAAGACCAGCCACTGCCCGAACCTGAACCGACCGTAGCCCCAGAACCTCAGCCTGAGCCGAAGCCGGAGCCCGCACCGTCGAGCACCAAGAAGGAAGAACCAGCGCCCAAGCCTGACCCGAAGCCGGAGCCCGCACCGTCGAGCACCAAGAAGGAAGAACCAGCGCCCAAGCCTGACCCGAAGCCGGAGCCCGCACCGTCGAGCACCAAGAAGGAAGAACCAGCGCCCAAGCCTGACCCGAAGCCGGAGCCCGCACCGTCGAGCACCAAGAAGGAACAGCCTGCGCCGAAGCCTGATCCGAAGCCGGAGCCCGCGCCGTCGAGCACCAAGAAGGAACAGCCTGCGCCGAAGCCTGACCCGAAGCCGGAGCCCCAACCTGCACCAACCATTACGCAACCGGCTCCGCAGCCTGCACCGTCACCAAGTGCAGCCCAGCAGGATTTCTTGGCGCTATGGGGTTCTCAGACCCCGGATGCTGTCATCACCCAGGGGCACATGGACTTGGCGTTGATTGATGACCCTCAAAGTGCAAACAAGAAGACGGTACTCATTGATGACGCTATCCCGTCCGCTCAGCAATTGCGCCCAAGTGGTAGCTTCGTCATCCTCGTGCCGGAAAAGACGCGCGGAGAAATGCCCCCGGCAATCGTCAATTACGCGAATGATTTTGCCGGAGAAGGTTGGTACCTGCCGCAGGTTCAAGACAGTGGACTCCCGTGGGTGGGATTCTCCACTGACCGTTCTGATTACTCCAGCATCAATGGCGAAGGTGTGACCGTTTCGCTGAAAGAATTCACCGGTCCAGGACGCATGATCACGGGTCACATGGACTTCCTTGGAAAGTTCACCCCAGGCTTGGACTCCGCCAACTCCTCTGCGGTGATCAGGTACCAAACCGGCTCCCACGATCACCAATACTTCCTGTTCAACAAACCCGGAGCTTATCGTGCAGTACTGAACTACTCCTGGACTGATGTGAACGGCACCAGCCATAGCGAGCCCCTGGAAGTTTTCTTTGCGGTGGGACGCCACCATGACAAAGCAGCACGCGAACTAGTGGCCGCGGGTGGTTTGCCCCCGACCGCACCGAACCCCACGCAGCCGTCCGTCGTCGTGCCCGCGCCGGAGGATCCTGCTGTGCCTGAAGATCCCGCCGCCCCGACGCCGACCGCTGTCCGACCCGGCGCTCCAGTTACGCCGGGTGTTCCTAGCCAGCCGACCTTGCGGCCAACGGCCACGGTTGCGCCTACTCAACCTGCGCCTTCGAAGGCTCAGGGGATCCGACCGGTAGAAACCCAAACCACCACCTCAAGCGTTGTTAAGGCCCCGGATTCTAGTGCCTCAAGCTCTAGTGACGGAGACAGCTGGAGTATGTCTGCTGTGTCTGGTCTGCTCAGTGTGGTTGTTGCTTTGGTGAAGGTGATCAACACCGTTAGCGCTCAGTTCGGAAATCTTTTAGCTCACTTGCTCGAATTGGTTGGCCTTGGTCCCGCGGCGAAAAACGTGGTCGTGACGGCTACCGCAACTGCTGCTCCAGTCACGGTGAATGCCGCCCCTGGTGGTGGCGGTGGTCAGGAACCGACCCCTGAAGGGCAGCGTTCCAATGGATCCATTTCGGTTCCTGTGTCTTCCGGGTCGTCGCTTTCTCGGCCAGCGGCCGCTGTCGCTGGCCCGGCACCGGCACCGGCAGCAACAGTAGAGACCCAGGGTGCTCAAGAGGGTAAACCGGCCGTTATTCCGCTGGCTGCAACGTCCGAGTCTGCTGCCCAGGCACTTCCGTTGACCCCGGTAGACGGTCAGGAAGCACCGGCGGCTCTGGCTGCACCGCATAATCAAGCAAGCGAAAAAGAGTTGGAAAGCATCCGTAATGCTTCCAACAGCAGCTACATGGAGGGAGTCCTGGTTGGGGTTGGTGTGATGGCAATGCTGGGGGCTGTCCTGATTGTCGGCAGCACGCTGTATTCCACTCGTCGCCGCTGA
- the ald gene encoding alanine dehydrogenase, translated as MRIGIPTELKDNERRVGMIPDGVAQLVKHGHEVVIQSGAGEGSGYLDVDYVSRGATIGTQKDVWDCDLVVKVKEPIESEYPFLREDLVLFCYLHLAAEPELTRALVDAGTTAIAFETVTSARGDLPLLTPMSEIAGRLSVQTGAQLLTAPAGGPGMLLGGIAGVAPVNVTVVGGGVAGAQAVDVAVGLGAQVTVLDINTATLRAFNQRYEGKVRTIASTPDNIAEELRRSHLVIGSVLVPGAKAPKVVTEEHLRSMPEGAVVVDIAIDQGGCTAASQPTSHSNPIFSFGPVTMYCVTNMPGAAPKTATIALANETLPFVVQLANQGAEQALQNNIHLKAGLNVAQHEVVHEAVKDALGL; from the coding sequence ATGCGCATCGGCATCCCCACCGAACTGAAAGACAACGAACGCCGGGTCGGCATGATCCCCGACGGCGTCGCACAACTGGTCAAGCATGGGCACGAGGTGGTCATTCAAAGCGGCGCCGGCGAAGGTTCGGGATACCTCGACGTTGACTACGTTTCCCGCGGCGCCACCATCGGCACCCAGAAAGACGTTTGGGACTGCGATCTCGTCGTCAAGGTCAAAGAACCCATCGAATCGGAATACCCCTTCCTCCGCGAGGATCTGGTTCTCTTCTGTTACCTGCACCTTGCCGCCGAACCGGAACTCACTCGGGCACTGGTCGACGCAGGAACCACTGCTATCGCATTCGAAACCGTCACTTCCGCTCGCGGGGATCTGCCGCTACTCACCCCGATGTCTGAAATCGCAGGCCGTCTGTCGGTACAGACCGGCGCTCAACTGCTCACCGCCCCCGCGGGTGGCCCCGGCATGCTGCTCGGCGGTATCGCCGGTGTCGCACCCGTGAACGTGACCGTGGTCGGCGGTGGCGTTGCCGGCGCACAAGCTGTGGATGTCGCAGTCGGTCTCGGTGCCCAGGTCACGGTTCTCGACATCAATACCGCTACCCTGCGTGCTTTCAATCAGCGCTATGAGGGCAAGGTGCGCACCATCGCTTCCACCCCCGACAACATTGCCGAAGAACTCCGACGCAGCCACTTGGTCATCGGTTCTGTGCTCGTCCCTGGCGCAAAAGCCCCGAAGGTTGTCACCGAAGAACACCTGCGCTCCATGCCGGAAGGCGCAGTCGTTGTCGACATCGCGATCGACCAAGGTGGCTGCACGGCCGCATCACAGCCCACCAGCCACTCCAACCCCATCTTCTCTTTTGGCCCGGTCACCATGTACTGCGTGACCAACATGCCTGGCGCCGCACCCAAAACCGCCACCATCGCACTAGCCAACGAAACCCTGCCTTTCGTCGTGCAACTTGCCAACCAAGGCGCCGAACAAGCACTCCAAAACAACATCCACCTCAAGGCTGGCTTAAACGTCGCCCAACACGAAGTCGTCCACGAAGCCGTTAAAGACGCACTCGGGCTCTAA